One genomic window of [Clostridium] scindens ATCC 35704 includes the following:
- a CDS encoding NAD(+) synthase, whose translation MRHGFVKVAAATPDIRVADVTYNTEKICGLIDETVKEGAKVVAFPELCVTGYTCGDLFTQEVLLQEARAALHKIASHTKGKDALIFVGVPVAVEGKLYNVAAALNQGKILGLTTKSFLPNYGEFYEMRQFTEGPSVAREILFDGEKMPFGPQLLFVADSMESLVVSAEICEDAWSSVPPSIEAAREGAVIIANCSASDETVGKSTYRRNLIEGQSARLICGYLYANAGEGESTTDLVFGGHNLIAENGSVLKEGRRFENGVIYTEIDIKRLLGERRKNTTFQTAKEPKLIRVPFTICKEETALTRTFPSRPFVPEEEGERARRCEEILMIQAMGLKKRISHARAKSAVVGISGGLDSTLALLVTAKAFDALGMERKDIVAVTMPCFGTTDRTYQNACKMSRKLGATLREIPIGASVEQHFKDIGHDLDDHSVTYENSQARERTQVLMDVANQAGGIVIGTGDMSELALGWATYNGDHMSMYGVNASVPKTLVRHLVHYYADSCEDAELKAVLYDVLDTPVSPELLPPKDGEIAQKTEDLVGPYELHDFFLYYLLRFGYEPGKIYRIAKRSFEGEYDEETIYKWLHTFCRRFFTQQFKRSCLPDGPKVGTVALSPRGDWRMPSDACSDVWLEELEKERKK comes from the coding sequence ATGAGACATGGATTTGTAAAGGTAGCGGCAGCCACTCCGGATATCAGGGTGGCGGATGTTACCTATAATACAGAAAAGATCTGCGGCCTGATTGACGAGACTGTCAAGGAAGGAGCCAAGGTGGTGGCATTCCCGGAATTGTGCGTGACGGGATATACCTGCGGCGACCTGTTTACCCAGGAAGTACTGCTTCAAGAGGCTAGGGCAGCCCTCCATAAGATCGCGAGCCATACAAAAGGAAAGGACGCGCTGATCTTTGTCGGCGTTCCTGTGGCGGTGGAGGGAAAACTGTACAACGTGGCGGCTGCCCTGAACCAGGGAAAGATCTTAGGCCTGACCACCAAAAGCTTCCTTCCAAACTATGGAGAATTCTATGAGATGCGCCAGTTTACCGAGGGACCGTCTGTGGCAAGGGAGATTCTGTTTGATGGAGAGAAGATGCCCTTTGGACCACAGCTTCTGTTCGTGGCAGATTCCATGGAATCGCTGGTGGTTTCCGCAGAGATCTGCGAAGATGCCTGGTCCAGCGTTCCTCCCAGCATAGAGGCCGCAAGGGAAGGGGCAGTGATCATCGCAAACTGCTCCGCCAGCGATGAGACCGTCGGAAAATCCACCTACAGAAGAAATTTGATAGAAGGCCAGTCCGCCCGCCTGATCTGCGGATATCTCTATGCAAATGCGGGAGAAGGGGAGTCTACCACGGATCTGGTATTTGGCGGACATAATCTGATCGCCGAGAACGGGAGCGTGCTGAAAGAAGGCAGGCGCTTTGAAAATGGCGTTATCTACACAGAGATTGACATCAAGCGTCTGCTTGGGGAGAGAAGGAAGAATACCACCTTCCAGACTGCGAAAGAGCCGAAGCTGATCCGCGTACCATTTACGATCTGCAAGGAGGAGACCGCGCTTACCAGGACGTTTCCTTCCAGGCCCTTCGTGCCGGAAGAAGAAGGCGAGCGAGCGCGGCGCTGCGAGGAGATTCTGATGATCCAGGCCATGGGGCTTAAGAAGCGGATCTCCCATGCAAGGGCGAAAAGCGCGGTAGTCGGAATCTCCGGCGGCTTAGATTCTACCCTGGCGCTGCTGGTGACTGCAAAGGCATTCGATGCCCTCGGGATGGAGCGAAAAGACATCGTTGCGGTGACCATGCCCTGCTTTGGGACAACAGACAGGACGTATCAGAATGCCTGCAAGATGTCCCGCAAGCTGGGAGCCACATTGAGAGAGATCCCGATCGGAGCATCCGTCGAGCAGCATTTTAAGGATATTGGCCATGATCTTGACGATCACAGCGTCACTTATGAGAACTCCCAGGCAAGGGAGCGGACCCAGGTGCTGATGGATGTGGCCAACCAGGCAGGCGGAATCGTGATCGGTACCGGAGACATGTCGGAACTGGCCTTGGGATGGGCAACCTACAATGGAGATCATATGTCCATGTATGGAGTAAATGCATCCGTTCCCAAAACTCTGGTAAGGCATCTGGTGCACTACTATGCGGACTCCTGCGAGGATGCGGAACTAAAAGCCGTGCTCTATGATGTGCTGGACACGCCCGTAAGCCCGGAACTGCTTCCTCCAAAGGACGGAGAGATCGCGCAGAAGACGGAAGATCTGGTAGGGCCATACGAATTACATGACTTTTTCCTGTACTATCTGCTCAGATTCGGATATGAGCCGGGAAAGATATACCGGATTGCAAAACGCTCCTTTGAAGGAGAGTACGATGAGGAGACCATCTATAAGTGGCTTCACACTTTCTGCCGGAGATTCTTCACCCAGCAGTTCAAGCGTTCCTGCCTGCCGGATGGCCCAAAAGTGGGAACCGTGGCCCTCTCGCCGAGGGGAGACTGGAGAATGCCAAGCGATGCCTGCTCAGATGTATGGCTGGAAGAATTAGAAAAGGAACGCAAGAAGTAA
- a CDS encoding C-GCAxxG-C-C family protein: MKGNKELAVKKFKQGYNCCQAVACAYCEELGVKEEDVFRLTEGFGLGMGGLRDTCGAVTGMFLVISLANSAGDMEHPLKTKMDTYARFREAARKFTEKNGSIYCRDLKNMDGPQPLICCTQCVEDAAALIDEMEFGQES, encoded by the coding sequence ATGAAGGGCAATAAAGAACTTGCTGTCAAAAAGTTTAAGCAAGGTTACAATTGCTGCCAGGCAGTGGCCTGCGCATACTGCGAGGAACTGGGCGTCAAGGAGGAGGATGTCTTCCGGCTGACCGAAGGGTTCGGCCTTGGCATGGGAGGCCTTCGGGATACCTGCGGGGCCGTAACGGGAATGTTCCTGGTGATAAGCCTGGCAAACAGCGCCGGCGATATGGAACATCCTCTGAAGACCAAGATGGATACCTATGCCAGATTCCGGGAGGCTGCCAGGAAGTTTACGGAAAAGAACGGTTCCATCTATTGCCGGGATCTTAAGAACATGGATGGGCCTCAGCCGCTGATCTGCTGTACCCAATGCGTGGAGGACGCGGCTGCGCTGATTGATGAGATGGAATTTGGACAAGAGTCGTAG
- the hslO gene encoding Hsp33 family molecular chaperone HslO, whose product MEDYIVRATAANNQIRAFAATTREMVETAREHHNTSPVATAALGRLLSAGAMMGSMMKNDTDMLTLQIRGDGPLGGITVTADSKANVKGYVNNPDVLLPAKNGKLDVGGAVGIGLLQVIKDMGLKEPYSGQTILVSSEIAEDLTYYFANSEQVPSSVGLGVLMNKNNTVRRAGGFIIQLMPFAQEETIARLEENLKNITSVTELLDRGYTPQQLLEELLAGLDLEITDTVPTRFYCNCSKERVEKAIVSVGKKEIQKMIDDGEEIEVKCHFCNAAYKYSVDELKEIIKRSK is encoded by the coding sequence ATGGAAGATTATATTGTAAGAGCGACAGCGGCAAATAACCAGATCCGGGCATTTGCCGCTACAACAAGAGAAATGGTAGAGACGGCAAGGGAGCATCATAACACCAGCCCTGTGGCTACGGCGGCTCTTGGACGTCTGCTGAGCGCTGGCGCTATGATGGGGAGCATGATGAAGAATGATACGGACATGCTGACCCTCCAGATCCGGGGGGACGGGCCTCTGGGCGGGATAACCGTTACAGCGGACAGCAAGGCCAATGTAAAAGGCTATGTCAATAATCCTGATGTGCTGCTTCCGGCTAAAAACGGGAAGCTGGATGTAGGAGGCGCTGTCGGCATCGGACTTTTACAGGTAATCAAAGATATGGGGCTCAAAGAGCCATACTCCGGACAGACGATCCTGGTCAGCAGCGAGATCGCGGAGGATCTGACCTATTACTTTGCCAATTCTGAGCAGGTGCCGTCTTCTGTGGGACTTGGAGTGCTGATGAATAAGAACAATACGGTGCGCCGCGCCGGCGGATTCATCATCCAGCTGATGCCATTTGCGCAGGAGGAGACGATCGCCAGGCTGGAGGAGAATCTTAAGAATATCACCTCCGTGACTGAACTGCTGGATCGAGGCTATACGCCCCAGCAACTGCTGGAGGAACTTCTGGCAGGCTTGGACCTTGAGATTACGGATACGGTTCCGACCCGGTTTTACTGCAACTGCTCCAAGGAACGGGTAGAAAAGGCGATCGTAAGCGTAGGCAAAAAGGAGATCCAGAAGATGATCGATGACGGGGAAGAGATTGAAGTAAAATGCCATTTCTGTAATGCGGCATATAAGTATTCAGTGGATGAACTGAAAGAAATTATAAAACGGAGCAAATAA
- a CDS encoding S1 RNA-binding domain-containing protein, whose product MSEELLQEEAKQEETMADLEEYFDDANPWNLVQSYMDNKTVLPVKVEGIVNGGAIAMVEGLRGFIPASKLSLSYIEDLETYLLKDIEVRVIDVDQANNRLVLSAREILKEKEKKAMEEKIANVKVGSVLTGKVESLQNYGAFVRLEDGLSGLVHISQISQKRVKSPKDVLTEGQEVGVKIIGVKDGKISLSMKALEEVQEEPVEKVEIPKSENIGTSLGDLFKDLKF is encoded by the coding sequence ATGAGCGAAGAATTATTACAAGAAGAAGCAAAGCAAGAAGAAACAATGGCAGATCTGGAGGAATATTTCGACGATGCCAATCCATGGAATCTGGTGCAGTCATATATGGACAACAAGACCGTTCTTCCGGTAAAGGTAGAAGGTATCGTTAACGGCGGCGCCATTGCCATGGTAGAGGGACTGAGAGGATTCATTCCTGCATCCAAACTGTCCTTATCTTATATCGAGGATCTGGAGACGTATCTTTTAAAGGATATCGAGGTCAGGGTCATCGACGTAGACCAGGCAAACAACCGCCTCGTGCTGTCTGCTCGTGAAATCCTCAAGGAGAAAGAGAAAAAAGCCATGGAAGAAAAGATTGCCAATGTCAAAGTAGGCAGCGTTCTGACCGGCAAGGTAGAAAGCCTGCAGAACTACGGCGCATTCGTACGCCTGGAAGACGGGCTGTCCGGCCTGGTGCATATCTCCCAGATCAGCCAGAAGCGCGTGAAATCACCGAAAGACGTGCTGACGGAAGGCCAGGAAGTAGGCGTTAAGATCATTGGCGTAAAAGACGGCAAGATCAGCCTCAGCATGAAGGCTTTGGAAGAGGTACAGGAAGAACCGGTAGAAAAAGTGGAGATTCCTAAATCTGAGAACATCGGAACCAGCCTTGGAGATCTGTTCAAGGATCTCAAGTTCTAA
- a CDS encoding methyl-accepting chemotaxis protein, producing the protein MKNREYRALLTFALMMSLVVSSVKGTPSYVYAKENSAVVSEAKTASDQKEESASENVSGANARKDETVFAKVDGSGQVTSVTVSDQLKNVSSQKQIQDVSDLKEIENVKGDEKFKQLGDSLVWSGDHKDICYQGTTDKELPVGIRISYKLDGKDISEKELKGKSGHLSIHYEYENTTADKNQAYTPFLMVTGLMLDTEKFSNVTIDNGKIVSDGSKDLAIGMGIPKMKEELGVEDLDIPDSFVVEADVTDYDTIEGITVATNDLFNQLDTDQFDSLDDLNDSMGQLKSAADQLVSGSGELKAGLDTLLASSGTLIDGIDQLSTGSKTLKDGTNTLQTGAGALKDGAGQVAAGAANAADSTAKQLVPGVQALDQGVSDMQNQLGQGIPRLSEGVKQLSQGAAQAGDGAKSLDAGVDAAAQGAGQLKNGIQDASNTAGQLAGAAQQVANYVKNNGQVTVNTEVSVAAFNDNSNAIAQLRALKTEENAQAIENIISQLEAPQQVPVTQSVSLEATIGDTAQKVADGLSGLSATLKTPSPENPEAGVIGAGIANLYGTLSSTAGETVKAGSSQLNAALNTSVEGQFTCLRDGTAALDAQVNGEGGLVEQLNNGVASLKGGTGMLLRGKDGKSGVLALSKGLNDLSAGAGEVVTGTTKLSSGAKDLNSGAGALASGIGALKSGSGALVDGVTQLDDGAGALSEGMIQFNEDGIKKLVSAFDGDISGMLDKLNGMLDASKEYKNFAGISDGMDGEVKFVFVTEK; encoded by the coding sequence ATGAAGAACAGAGAATATAGAGCATTGTTGACATTCGCTTTGATGATGTCACTGGTAGTAAGCAGCGTGAAAGGGACGCCTTCCTACGTGTACGCAAAAGAAAATAGCGCAGTGGTATCTGAGGCCAAGACAGCGTCGGATCAAAAAGAGGAGTCGGCTTCTGAGAACGTTTCTGGCGCTAATGCCAGAAAAGATGAGACCGTATTCGCTAAAGTGGACGGCAGCGGGCAGGTGACAAGCGTCACGGTTTCGGACCAGTTGAAAAATGTCAGCAGCCAGAAGCAGATCCAGGATGTGTCTGATCTTAAGGAAATTGAAAATGTGAAGGGCGATGAGAAGTTCAAGCAGTTGGGAGATAGCCTGGTATGGTCCGGGGATCATAAGGATATCTGCTATCAGGGAACAACGGATAAGGAACTTCCGGTAGGCATCCGGATCTCCTATAAACTGGACGGAAAGGATATCAGCGAAAAAGAACTGAAAGGAAAGAGCGGACATCTGTCCATCCACTATGAGTATGAGAACACCACGGCAGATAAGAATCAGGCATACACGCCGTTTCTTATGGTGACCGGCCTGATGCTGGATACGGAGAAGTTCTCCAATGTGACCATTGACAATGGAAAGATCGTATCCGACGGAAGCAAAGACTTGGCTATTGGCATGGGAATTCCAAAGATGAAGGAAGAATTGGGCGTAGAGGATCTGGATATTCCGGATTCCTTCGTGGTGGAGGCGGACGTGACGGATTATGACACCATAGAAGGGATTACCGTCGCGACCAATGACTTATTCAACCAGCTGGATACAGACCAGTTTGACAGCCTGGATGACCTGAATGATTCCATGGGACAGTTGAAAAGCGCTGCCGACCAGCTGGTCAGCGGCTCCGGCGAACTCAAAGCCGGGCTTGACACGCTGCTGGCCTCCTCCGGGACATTGATTGATGGAATAGACCAACTCTCAACCGGCAGCAAGACATTGAAGGATGGAACCAATACGCTCCAGACGGGAGCAGGCGCATTAAAGGACGGCGCAGGCCAGGTGGCCGCGGGAGCCGCCAATGCTGCGGACAGCACGGCGAAGCAGCTGGTTCCGGGCGTACAGGCGCTGGACCAGGGCGTATCCGATATGCAGAACCAGTTAGGTCAGGGGATTCCGCGGTTATCTGAAGGCGTGAAGCAATTAAGCCAGGGCGCGGCCCAGGCAGGAGACGGGGCTAAGAGTCTGGATGCAGGCGTTGATGCGGCGGCCCAGGGAGCAGGACAGTTAAAGAATGGCATTCAGGACGCATCCAATACGGCAGGCCAGCTGGCAGGAGCGGCGCAGCAGGTTGCAAATTATGTAAAGAACAACGGCCAGGTTACCGTTAACACGGAGGTTTCTGTGGCGGCTTTTAATGACAACAGCAATGCCATCGCCCAGTTAAGGGCGCTTAAGACGGAGGAAAATGCGCAGGCCATTGAAAATATCATCAGCCAGTTAGAGGCACCGCAGCAGGTGCCGGTAACCCAGAGCGTATCTTTGGAGGCGACTATAGGGGATACTGCACAGAAGGTCGCAGATGGACTGTCTGGCCTAAGCGCAACCCTCAAAACTCCCAGCCCAGAAAACCCAGAAGCGGGAGTAATTGGCGCAGGAATTGCCAATTTGTATGGAACCTTAAGTTCAACGGCAGGCGAGACGGTAAAAGCAGGCTCCTCCCAATTGAATGCGGCGCTTAATACCAGCGTGGAAGGCCAGTTCACATGCTTAAGGGATGGCACGGCAGCCCTGGATGCCCAGGTCAATGGCGAGGGCGGCCTGGTAGAGCAGTTGAATAATGGCGTGGCAAGCCTCAAAGGCGGCACAGGCATGCTGCTTCGCGGCAAAGATGGAAAGAGCGGCGTACTGGCGCTGTCCAAGGGCCTGAATGACTTGTCAGCCGGAGCGGGAGAGGTTGTGACAGGAACGACAAAACTTTCCTCCGGGGCAAAGGATCTAAACAGCGGAGCAGGAGCGCTCGCATCAGGAATCGGCGCGTTAAAGTCCGGGTCCGGCGCTTTGGTAGACGGCGTGACACAGCTGGATGACGGAGCAGGAGCCTTAAGCGAAGGCATGATCCAGTTCAACGAGGATGGCATTAAGAAACTGGTCAGCGCATTTGACGGAGATATATCCGGAATGCTTGATAAGCTCAATGGCATGCTGGATGCCTCCAAGGAATATAAGAACTTTGCCGGTATTTCTGACGGCATGGACGGAGAAGTGAAGTTCGTATTTGTCACAGAGAAATAA
- a CDS encoding class I SAM-dependent DNA methyltransferase, with protein MEAYTNFAEVYDTFMDNVPYDEWADYIERMLKEYQISDGLVLELGCGTGSMTELLSAKGYDMIGVDNSEDMLEIAMEKRLNSGHDILYLLQDMREFELYGTVRAVLSVCDSVNYVTDEEELQEVFRLVNNYLDPQGIFIFDFNTEYKYREVLGDGTFAEEREECSFIWDNYYDEEQGINEYELTLFVQSQEDPELYRKYQEAHYQKAYTLEKIKNLIERAGLRYLTAYDAYTRDVPMYDSERICVIAQEYGK; from the coding sequence ATGGAAGCATATACGAATTTTGCCGAAGTATATGATACGTTTATGGACAATGTGCCTTATGACGAGTGGGCAGATTATATAGAAAGAATGTTGAAGGAGTACCAGATAAGTGACGGGCTGGTGCTGGAACTTGGCTGCGGAACAGGAAGCATGACAGAGTTGCTCTCAGCAAAGGGCTATGATATGATAGGCGTGGATAATTCCGAGGATATGCTGGAAATTGCCATGGAAAAGCGCCTGAACAGCGGCCATGACATCCTGTACCTGCTGCAGGATATGCGGGAGTTCGAACTGTATGGCACGGTGAGGGCGGTGCTAAGCGTCTGCGATTCCGTGAATTATGTGACGGATGAAGAAGAATTACAGGAAGTATTCCGTCTGGTGAATAATTATCTGGATCCCCAGGGTATATTTATCTTTGACTTTAATACAGAATATAAATACCGGGAAGTATTGGGAGATGGAACGTTCGCGGAAGAGCGGGAGGAATGTAGTTTTATCTGGGATAATTATTATGATGAGGAGCAGGGGATCAATGAATATGAACTGACCTTGTTTGTGCAGAGCCAGGAAGATCCTGAACTGTACCGGAAATACCAGGAGGCGCATTACCAGAAGGCGTACACTTTGGAAAAGATAAAGAATCTGATCGAGCGGGCAGGGCTTAGATACCTTACGGCTTATGATGCCTATACCAGGGATGTGCCCATGTATGACAGCGAGCGCATCTGCGTGATTGCCCAGGAATATGGAAAATAA
- a CDS encoding efflux RND transporter permease subunit translates to MVKIGKKIVKYRVVVFILGLLLLIPSALGYLKTRVNYDILYYLPDNIETMKGQDILMKDFGKGAFAMEVVEGMTTKQEAKVKDKIEKVDGVAEVIWYDSIADVSELPINALPGEIKDVFNTKDATLMAIFFDDTTSADSTMDAITEIRSITNKQCYLSSMSAVVTDIKALSEKETPLYVLIAVVLSCVVLSLFMDCWIIPVFFLASIGMAILYNMGTNYFLGEISYITKALSAVLQLGVTMDYSIFLWHSYQENQLRFPDDKERAMAHAISNTFSSVVGSSITTVAGFIALCFMSFTLGKDLGVVMAKGVIFGVISCVTLLPSMILIFDKAIQKTSHRSLMPKMEKPARMISKYYGVFIAIFLIVLGPALWGYTKAEVYYNLDATLPKYLDSIKANEKLSKEFDMNATHMVLADADLAPKEAKAMLDEMSDVKGVKFALGLDSLLGPAIPRDMIPDELTDALREGNYQLILVQSEYKVATDAVNKQCTKLNNIIKKHDSSAMLIGEAPCTKDLITITDKDFKVVSAISIVAIFIIIALVFKSISLPVILVSVIEFAIFINLGIPYYTGTKMPFIASIVIGTIQLGATVDYAILMTTRYKKERCRGQGKKEAIRIALSTSISSVIVSALGFFAATFGVGLYSDIDMISALCTLMARGAIISMFTVIFILPSMLMVFDGAICKTTLDMRGKVKKTNKVKDSVVKA, encoded by the coding sequence ATGGTGAAAATCGGGAAGAAGATAGTAAAGTACCGGGTTGTCGTATTTATACTTGGCCTGCTGCTGCTGATTCCATCAGCGCTGGGGTACCTGAAGACAAGAGTCAATTATGATATCCTGTACTATCTGCCGGATAATATCGAGACGATGAAAGGGCAGGATATCCTGATGAAGGACTTTGGCAAAGGCGCATTTGCGATGGAGGTCGTGGAAGGCATGACCACAAAGCAGGAGGCCAAGGTCAAGGATAAGATAGAAAAGGTGGACGGAGTGGCGGAGGTCATCTGGTATGATTCCATTGCCGATGTGTCCGAACTTCCGATCAACGCGCTGCCAGGCGAGATCAAAGACGTATTCAATACGAAGGATGCCACGCTGATGGCCATATTCTTTGATGATACCACATCAGCCGACAGTACCATGGATGCCATTACAGAAATCAGGAGCATTACGAACAAGCAGTGCTATCTAAGCAGCATGTCGGCGGTGGTGACCGATATCAAGGCATTGTCTGAAAAGGAGACTCCGCTGTATGTGCTGATCGCGGTCGTCTTATCCTGCGTAGTGCTGTCCTTATTCATGGACTGCTGGATCATCCCGGTATTCTTCCTTGCAAGCATCGGAATGGCAATCCTATACAATATGGGAACCAACTATTTCCTTGGAGAGATATCCTATATTACCAAAGCCCTGAGCGCGGTGCTGCAGCTGGGCGTTACCATGGATTACTCCATCTTCCTGTGGCACAGCTACCAGGAGAATCAGTTGCGGTTCCCGGATGACAAGGAACGGGCCATGGCACATGCCATATCCAACACGTTTTCTTCGGTGGTCGGCAGTTCCATTACCACGGTGGCAGGGTTCATTGCCCTTTGCTTTATGAGTTTCACTCTTGGAAAAGACCTGGGTGTCGTTATGGCAAAAGGCGTAATCTTTGGAGTTATCAGCTGCGTGACGCTTCTTCCGTCCATGATTCTGATCTTTGACAAGGCAATTCAGAAAACGAGCCACAGATCGCTGATGCCAAAGATGGAAAAGCCGGCCAGGATGATTTCCAAATATTACGGCGTATTTATCGCTATCTTCCTGATCGTGCTGGGACCGGCGCTTTGGGGCTATACCAAGGCAGAGGTCTACTACAATCTGGATGCCACCCTTCCGAAATATCTGGACAGCATCAAGGCCAATGAAAAACTGTCCAAGGAGTTCGACATGAATGCCACCCATATGGTGCTGGCGGATGCAGATCTTGCTCCGAAGGAGGCCAAAGCCATGCTGGATGAGATGTCCGACGTTAAGGGCGTTAAATTTGCGCTGGGACTTGACAGCCTTCTGGGGCCTGCGATTCCGCGGGATATGATCCCGGATGAATTGACAGACGCGCTGCGGGAGGGAAATTATCAGCTGATCCTAGTGCAGTCAGAGTATAAGGTGGCGACAGACGCGGTCAATAAGCAGTGTACGAAGTTAAACAACATTATTAAGAAACATGATTCGTCCGCCATGCTGATCGGCGAGGCGCCTTGCACGAAGGATCTGATTACGATCACGGATAAGGACTTCAAAGTAGTAAGCGCCATATCCATAGTGGCAATCTTTATTATCATTGCCCTGGTATTCAAGTCCATATCGCTGCCGGTGATCCTGGTGTCAGTCATTGAATTTGCGATCTTCATCAACCTGGGGATTCCTTATTACACGGGAACCAAGATGCCGTTCATCGCATCCATTGTAATCGGCACCATCCAATTGGGGGCTACGGTTGATTATGCGATCCTGATGACGACCCGCTATAAGAAGGAACGGTGCAGAGGACAGGGAAAGAAAGAGGCAATCCGCATAGCGCTTTCTACGTCCATCTCATCCGTCATCGTGTCAGCCCTTGGATTCTTCGCGGCTACATTCGGAGTAGGGCTTTATTCGGACATTGATATGATCTCAGCCTTATGTACGTTGATGGCCAGGGGAGCGATCATCAGCATGTTTACGGTTATCTTCATACTCCCATCCATGCTGATGGTATTTGACGGGGCGATCTGCAAGACGACTCTGGATATGAGAGGCAAGGTAAAGAAGACGAATAAAGTAAAAGATAGCGTAGTAAAAGCTTAA
- a CDS encoding putative manganese-dependent inorganic diphosphatase: protein MGKKSSKVYIVGHKNPDTDSICSAIAYAHLKREVTGNEYVAKRAGQINEETHYVLQKFKVDAPDLLQNVKLQVKDMDIHKIDGVEPNVSIKDTWAKMKENNVKTIPILKDEELVGVISTGDIATSYMDVYDNRVLSDAKTQYKNIIRTLDGTLVTGNEHGYFTKGKVAIGASNPDLMAEFIEKDDLVILGNRYESQACAVDIDASCLVVCQGAKVSEELVQKAEERSIVIISTPHDTFTAARLINQSIPVKHFMSKMPLVTFRMSDYVEDIKEVMTKKKFRDFPILDRHGRFKGFISRRRFMDVSKKKVILVDHNEKSQAVDGIEEADIVEIIDHHRLGNIETIGPVFFRNQPVGCTATIVYQMYEEAGVKITPTIAGLLCSAIISDTLLFRSPTCTAVDERAAKRLAKIAGINLEQMAQEMFRAGSSLKGKSAEDICFQDFKQFTVNDIVFGVGQINSMNRDELEEIKKTLIPHMPKVLESHKLQMIYFMLTDILDESTELLCFGNGAKAYIIDAYDLREDTDKIILKGVVSRKKQLIPTLVGALQQ, encoded by the coding sequence ATGGGAAAGAAATCAAGCAAGGTATACATTGTGGGACATAAGAATCCGGATACGGATTCCATCTGCTCGGCCATTGCATACGCGCACTTGAAACGCGAAGTTACGGGGAATGAATACGTTGCGAAAAGAGCGGGGCAGATCAATGAAGAGACGCATTACGTGCTGCAGAAATTCAAGGTGGACGCGCCGGATCTGCTTCAGAATGTCAAACTTCAGGTCAAGGACATGGACATACATAAGATTGATGGAGTTGAGCCAAATGTGTCCATCAAAGACACCTGGGCAAAGATGAAGGAAAACAATGTAAAGACCATTCCGATCCTGAAGGATGAGGAACTGGTCGGCGTCATCTCGACAGGGGACATTGCCACGTCTTATATGGATGTCTATGATAACCGGGTACTTTCAGACGCCAAGACGCAGTATAAGAATATCATCAGGACCTTGGACGGCACCTTGGTCACCGGCAATGAGCACGGCTATTTTACAAAGGGGAAGGTGGCGATCGGAGCCTCCAATCCGGACTTGATGGCAGAGTTCATTGAGAAGGATGATCTGGTTATACTGGGGAACCGGTACGAATCCCAGGCCTGCGCGGTAGATATTGATGCCAGCTGCCTGGTGGTCTGCCAGGGAGCCAAGGTATCGGAAGAACTGGTGCAGAAGGCAGAAGAAAGAAGTATCGTCATTATCAGCACGCCTCATGATACATTTACGGCAGCCAGGCTGATCAACCAGAGCATCCCGGTCAAGCATTTTATGAGCAAGATGCCTCTGGTTACCTTCCGTATGAGCGACTACGTGGAAGATATCAAGGAAGTCATGACAAAGAAAAAGTTCCGCGATTTCCCCATACTGGACCGGCATGGCCGCTTTAAGGGCTTTATCTCCAGGCGGCGCTTCATGGATGTAAGCAAGAAGAAGGTGATCCTTGTGGATCACAATGAGAAGTCCCAGGCAGTGGACGGCATCGAAGAAGCTGATATCGTGGAGATCATTGACCATCACAGACTGGGGAATATTGAGACCATAGGGCCGGTGTTCTTTCGGAACCAGCCGGTTGGCTGTACGGCGACGATCGTCTATCAGATGTACGAGGAGGCCGGCGTTAAGATCACGCCAACCATCGCCGGGCTTCTGTGCTCCGCGATTATATCCGATACCCTGCTGTTCCGTTCTCCTACCTGTACTGCTGTGGACGAGAGGGCAGCAAAGAGGCTGGCCAAGATTGCAGGCATCAACCTGGAGCAGATGGCTCAGGAGATGTTCCGGGCAGGAAGCAGCCTGAAGGGAAAGAGCGCGGAGGACATCTGCTTCCAGGACTTCAAGCAGTTTACGGTCAATGACATCGTGTTCGGCGTGGGGCAGATTAACTCCATGAACCGGGATGAGTTAGAAGAAATCAAGAAGACCCTGATACCGCATATGCCGAAGGTATTGGAATCTCATAAGCTGCAGATGATCTATTTCATGCTGACGGATATCCTGGATGAATCTACGGAACTGCTGTGCTTCGGCAATGGGGCAAAGGCGTATATCATAGATGCCTATGATCTGAGAGAGGATACGGATAAGATTATCCTGAAAGGCGTGGTATCCAGAAAGAAACAGCTGATTCCGACTCTGGTGGGAGCGCTTCAGCAATAG